In Thermodesulfovibrio aggregans, the following proteins share a genomic window:
- the fdhD gene encoding formate dehydrogenase accessory sulfurtransferase FdhD, with the protein MQPLENKKIVRVKQNEAIELDDSLAVEKKIKVYVNNEEVVSLSASPVQIKELVVGFLMTEDILKGDWCPEKITIDEDGKDIKARVELEGHVSFEGKTITSGCMSSVSFLSDVKVTINDNLKISQNSIFRLFKEFQQRSTLYRTTGCIHAAALADENEILYIAEDVGRHNAVDKVIGWALLNRVDLKGKIILVSGRISSEMALKTAKWKIPIIVSRTAPTTLAVELAQKANLTLIGFLRGNRFNIYSNPERIIL; encoded by the coding sequence ATGCAACCGCTTGAAAATAAAAAAATAGTTAGAGTTAAGCAGAATGAGGCAATAGAGCTTGATGATAGTTTGGCTGTAGAGAAAAAAATAAAAGTTTATGTAAATAATGAGGAAGTTGTCTCTCTATCTGCTTCTCCTGTTCAGATTAAAGAACTTGTTGTAGGTTTTCTTATGACCGAGGATATTTTAAAAGGAGACTGGTGTCCTGAAAAAATAACCATTGATGAAGACGGAAAGGATATTAAAGCAAGAGTTGAACTTGAAGGTCATGTTTCTTTTGAGGGAAAAACTATTACCTCAGGATGTATGAGTTCTGTGAGCTTTCTAAGCGATGTAAAAGTTACTATAAATGACAACTTGAAGATTAGCCAAAATAGTATATTCAGACTATTTAAAGAATTTCAGCAAAGATCAACTCTATATAGAACAACAGGGTGCATTCATGCAGCAGCACTGGCAGATGAAAATGAGATTTTGTATATCGCAGAAGATGTGGGTAGACACAATGCAGTGGACAAAGTAATTGGATGGGCGCTCTTAAATAGAGTGGATTTAAAAGGTAAGATAATACTTGTAAGTGGAAGAATTTCTTCAGAGATGGCATTAAAAACTGCAAAATGGAAAATTCCGATTATTGTAAGTAGAACAGCACCAACTACTCTGGCAGTTGAATTAGCTCAAAAGGCAAACTTAACTTTAATTGGTTTTTTAAGAGGAAATAGATTTAACATCTACAGTAACCCTGAAAGAATAATTCTTTAG
- the hemB gene encoding porphobilinogen synthase has product MFPVHRPRRLRKTEILRKMVRETTLTPQDFIYPMFVVPGKGVKNPISSMPDCFQESVDNAVKTAKEVFSLGIPAIILFGIPENKDEKATSAYDENGIVQTAVKAIKDALPDLVIITDVCLCEYTSHGHCGIIKNGKIDNDSTLEVLALEALSHARAGADIVAPSDMMDGRVGKIRKVLDDEGFTDVVILSYAAKYASAFYGPFREAAQSAPAFGDRRSYQMDPANRREALREVALDIEEGADIVMVKPALAYLDIISDVKKSFHVPVAAYNVSGEYSMVKAAAQLGWLNEEAVMMEILTSIKRAGADLILTYFAKKAAKLLKS; this is encoded by the coding sequence ATGTTTCCAGTTCATCGCCCAAGAAGATTAAGAAAAACTGAAATCCTGAGGAAAATGGTGAGGGAAACAACCCTCACCCCTCAGGATTTTATTTATCCTATGTTTGTTGTCCCAGGGAAAGGAGTTAAAAATCCTATTTCTTCAATGCCAGATTGTTTTCAGGAAAGTGTTGACAATGCAGTAAAAACTGCTAAAGAAGTTTTCTCCCTTGGCATTCCTGCCATAATTCTATTTGGAATTCCTGAAAATAAGGATGAAAAGGCAACATCTGCCTACGATGAAAATGGAATTGTTCAGACAGCAGTAAAAGCAATAAAAGATGCTTTACCGGATTTGGTCATTATAACCGATGTATGTCTATGTGAATACACATCACACGGTCACTGTGGAATTATAAAAAACGGAAAAATAGACAACGACTCTACTTTAGAAGTGCTTGCCCTTGAAGCATTATCACATGCTCGTGCAGGTGCAGATATTGTTGCACCTTCTGACATGATGGATGGAAGAGTTGGGAAAATTCGCAAAGTGCTTGATGATGAAGGATTTACTGATGTTGTTATTTTGTCCTATGCAGCAAAGTATGCATCAGCTTTTTATGGACCTTTTAGAGAAGCTGCACAGAGTGCTCCAGCCTTTGGTGATAGACGCTCCTATCAGATGGATCCGGCAAATCGCAGAGAAGCTCTCAGAGAAGTTGCACTTGACATAGAAGAAGGTGCTGATATTGTAATGGTAAAGCCTGCACTGGCTTATCTTGATATAATTTCAGATGTGAAAAAAAGTTTTCATGTTCCTGTGGCTGCATACAATGTAAGTGGAGAATACTCAATGGTAAAAGCAGCAGCCCAGCTTGGCTGGCTTAATGAAGAAGCTGTCATGATGGAAATTCTCACTTCCATAAAAAGAGCAGGAGCAGACCTTATTCTCACCTACTTTGCAAAAAAGGCAGCGAAATTACTTAAAAGCTAA
- a CDS encoding HesB/IscA family protein, with protein MFSISSKAAEKAKMILKQEGKEGWGLRIFSAEGYCSPSFGLDIDENAQEGDEVVEKDGLKVFIDKQTFDLLNELELDYYEDEEQEGFILKGPMPSCGPGCGGSCGV; from the coding sequence GTGTTTAGTATCAGTTCAAAGGCAGCCGAAAAGGCAAAAATGATCCTCAAGCAGGAGGGTAAAGAAGGTTGGGGCTTAAGAATCTTCTCAGCAGAAGGATATTGTAGCCCTTCATTTGGTCTTGATATTGATGAAAATGCTCAAGAAGGAGACGAAGTTGTTGAAAAAGATGGGTTAAAGGTCTTTATAGATAAACAGACCTTTGATCTTCTTAATGAACTTGAGCTTGATTACTATGAAGATGAGGAACAGGAAGGATTCATTCTAAAAGGACCAATGCCTTCCTGTGGACCAGGCTGTGGAGGTAGTTGCGGCGTATAA
- a CDS encoding ABC transporter substrate-binding protein yields MKKALLIFIVFLIFPLLSFAQPQRIISLAPSVTEAIYYLGAIDRLVGVSDYCKWPEQIKTKPKVGGMMNPSYEKILALNPDLVVISKDVTPKEVYIRLTELGMKVHVYAPESLKHMPDELIKLGIAIGREREAKDVASQFRKDIKKVKKAFNGQKALFVVWAEPLVVAGKSSHINEIMNLLGLRNIAESSSISLEIVIKLNPDVIFFGAGHKTVPEKLLSKLKETNAVKKGNIYFISDKIYHLSPRIIEGIREMASIKIKN; encoded by the coding sequence GTGAAAAAAGCCCTCTTAATTTTTATAGTATTTTTAATTTTTCCATTATTGAGTTTTGCTCAACCTCAGAGAATTATCTCGCTTGCACCATCAGTTACAGAGGCAATTTATTATCTTGGCGCGATTGACAGGCTCGTCGGTGTATCAGATTACTGTAAATGGCCTGAACAGATCAAGACTAAACCAAAGGTTGGAGGCATGATGAATCCATCCTATGAAAAAATCTTAGCATTAAACCCAGACCTTGTAGTAATCTCAAAGGATGTCACTCCAAAGGAGGTTTACATCAGACTTACAGAGCTTGGCATGAAAGTTCATGTTTATGCTCCAGAGAGTCTCAAACATATGCCTGATGAACTAATAAAACTTGGAATCGCTATTGGCAGGGAAAGGGAGGCAAAAGATGTTGCCAGCCAATTCCGAAAAGATATAAAAAAAGTAAAAAAAGCTTTCAATGGTCAAAAAGCATTGTTTGTAGTCTGGGCTGAACCCTTAGTAGTGGCAGGGAAGTCATCTCATATAAATGAGATTATGAATCTTCTGGGATTAAGAAACATTGCGGAGTCTTCATCAATAAGTTTAGAAATAGTTATAAAATTAAATCCTGATGTAATATTTTTCGGTGCCGGTCACAAAACAGTTCCTGAAAAACTTCTTTCAAAGCTTAAAGAAACAAATGCAGTTAAAAAAGGAAACATTTACTTTATAAGCGATAAAATATACCATCTCAGTCCAAGAATAATTGAGGGTATAAGGGAGATGGCAAGTATAAAGATTAAGAACTAA
- a CDS encoding GGDEF domain-containing protein, whose amino-acid sequence MNPKILVLNITKDINKLFLINFAALMMFLTVVFVIGVYDKKEFVLLTSSAAIGSLTLNLLVAKIVRRKMEKIIHNSFEKIENQLYFDELTSVYNRATGMNRLMEEMARARRHLKPLSVAMVDIDNFKSINDNYGHLAGDRVLNYVALQIKSLLRIDDVVSRYGGEEFLIILPETDEIKAFMALERVRENIAKRPVKIGNEKLFITVSIGIAEIENNDTLQEAINRADMALLQAKRTGKNKIEIASKYINEGIKLS is encoded by the coding sequence ATGAATCCAAAAATACTGGTGTTGAACATAACAAAAGACATAAATAAACTTTTTCTTATAAATTTTGCTGCTTTGATGATGTTTTTAACTGTTGTTTTTGTAATAGGAGTTTATGACAAAAAAGAATTTGTACTGCTTACTTCTTCAGCAGCAATAGGCTCATTAACATTGAATCTATTGGTTGCTAAGATAGTTAGAAGAAAGATGGAAAAGATTATACATAATTCCTTTGAAAAAATTGAAAATCAGCTCTATTTTGATGAGTTGACATCAGTTTACAACAGAGCCACAGGAATGAACAGATTAATGGAAGAAATGGCAAGAGCAAGAAGGCATCTCAAACCACTGTCAGTAGCAATGGTTGACATAGATAATTTTAAATCCATAAATGATAATTACGGACATCTTGCAGGAGATAGGGTTTTAAATTATGTTGCTTTACAGATTAAGAGTTTATTGAGAATAGATGATGTTGTTTCAAGATACGGAGGAGAAGAGTTTTTAATAATACTTCCAGAAACAGATGAGATAAAAGCATTCATGGCACTTGAAAGGGTAAGAGAAAATATAGCTAAAAGACCAGTCAAAATAGGGAATGAAAAACTTTTTATAACAGTAAGCATTGGTATAGCAGAGATTGAAAACAACGATACTTTACAGGAGGCTATAAATAGAGCTGATATGGCACTTCTTCAGGCAAAAAGAACAGGTAAAAATAAGATTGAGATTGCTTCAAAATATATTAATGAAGGAATTAAGCTGTCATAA
- the uvrB gene encoding excinuclease ABC subunit UvrB, with product MNKFILHTSFKPKGDQPKAIKELVEGIKKGYKHQVLLGVTGSGKTFTIANVIAKINKPTLVIAHNKTLAAQLYGELKELFPHNAVEYYVSYYDYYQPEAYIPETDTYIEKDALINDDIDRMRHSATLSVLTRRDVIVVASVSCIYGIGSPDDYLAMHINIEEGMITERDALLRKLVEILYTRAEDEFRRGSFRVRGDVVDIYASHCLDRAYRVEFFDNEIDAIYEIDPLTGARLKRLQRILIPPNSHWVTPEPRLMRALKTIEEELIERIKYFKQRGEDLFAERIERRTRFDLEMLSQFGHCHGIENYSRHLSGRLPGEPPFTLIDYIYAGPSKGDFLTVIDESHVTVPQIGGMYEGDRSRKQTLVDYGFRLPSALDNRPLKFEEFEHRMNYVIYVSATPGDYEIEKSKGRVVEQIIRPTGLVDPKIEVRPATNQVEDLLDEIQKRVSRGERVLVTTLTKKMAEDLTDYYTTLGIKAKYLHSDIDTLERVEILRDLRLGKFDVLIGVNLLREGLDLPEVSLVAIFDADKEGFLRSERSLIQTAGRASRNVNGTVILYADTITESMKKAIEETERRRKIQLEYNKKMGIVPETVKSKIKDILSSIYERDYFTPDVVQEEVEEYEPSEETLKKLEAEMKHAAENLEFERAAKIRDKIFKIKEKILKLGLKT from the coding sequence ATGAATAAATTTATACTTCATACTTCCTTTAAACCAAAGGGAGACCAGCCAAAGGCAATAAAAGAGCTTGTTGAAGGAATTAAAAAAGGATATAAACATCAGGTTCTGCTTGGTGTTACAGGCTCTGGAAAAACCTTTACAATTGCAAATGTCATTGCAAAGATAAACAAGCCTACACTTGTAATTGCCCATAATAAAACACTTGCAGCACAGCTTTATGGAGAGCTTAAAGAGCTTTTCCCACACAATGCCGTTGAGTACTATGTGAGTTACTACGATTACTATCAACCTGAAGCATACATTCCTGAAACAGACACCTATATTGAAAAGGATGCCCTGATAAATGATGACATTGACAGAATGAGACACTCTGCAACTCTGTCTGTTCTTACTCGTAGAGATGTTATAGTAGTTGCCTCTGTATCATGTATTTACGGAATCGGCTCTCCCGATGATTATCTTGCAATGCACATAAACATTGAAGAAGGAATGATTACTGAAAGAGATGCTTTACTTAGAAAACTCGTTGAAATTCTATATACAAGAGCAGAAGATGAATTCCGAAGAGGTAGTTTTCGTGTAAGAGGTGATGTGGTTGATATTTATGCTTCCCACTGTCTTGATAGAGCTTACAGAGTTGAATTTTTTGACAACGAGATTGATGCAATCTATGAGATAGACCCTCTCACAGGAGCACGCTTGAAAAGACTCCAAAGAATACTTATTCCACCAAACAGCCACTGGGTAACGCCTGAGCCAAGACTTATGAGAGCATTAAAAACAATCGAAGAGGAACTTATAGAACGAATTAAGTACTTTAAACAGAGAGGAGAGGATCTATTTGCAGAGCGAATTGAGAGAAGAACCCGTTTTGATCTTGAAATGCTTAGTCAGTTTGGTCACTGTCATGGAATTGAAAACTACTCAAGACATCTGAGTGGCAGACTTCCTGGAGAGCCACCATTTACTCTAATTGATTATATCTATGCAGGTCCATCAAAGGGAGATTTTCTCACAGTAATTGATGAAAGCCATGTTACAGTGCCACAGATTGGAGGAATGTATGAAGGAGACCGTTCCCGTAAACAAACACTTGTTGATTACGGATTCAGGCTTCCAAGTGCCCTTGATAATCGTCCATTAAAGTTTGAAGAATTCGAACATAGAATGAACTACGTAATCTATGTTTCAGCAACCCCAGGGGACTACGAAATTGAAAAATCAAAAGGCAGAGTTGTCGAACAGATAATAAGACCTACAGGGCTTGTTGACCCAAAAATTGAGGTTCGTCCTGCTACAAATCAGGTGGAAGACCTTCTTGACGAAATACAAAAAAGAGTAAGCAGAGGCGAAAGGGTTTTGGTAACAACACTTACTAAAAAGATGGCTGAGGACTTAACTGACTACTATACAACCCTGGGAATTAAGGCGAAGTATCTTCACTCGGATATTGACACACTTGAGAGAGTTGAGATTTTAAGAGATCTGAGACTTGGCAAATTTGATGTTTTAATTGGTGTTAATCTTCTAAGAGAGGGTCTTGACCTGCCAGAGGTTTCCCTTGTTGCCATATTTGATGCAGACAAAGAAGGATTTCTTCGCTCAGAACGCTCCCTTATTCAGACAGCTGGTAGAGCCTCAAGGAATGTAAACGGCACTGTAATCCTTTATGCAGATACAATCACAGAGTCAATGAAAAAAGCAATTGAAGAGACTGAAAGACGTAGAAAGATTCAACTTGAATACAATAAAAAAATGGGCATTGTTCCTGAAACAGTAAAAAGCAAAATTAAGGATATTTTATCATCAATTTATGAAAGAGATTACTTCACTCCTGATGTTGTTCAGGAAGAAGTGGAAGAATATGAACCAAGTGAAGAGACCCTAAAAAAACTTGAAGCAGAAATGAAACATGCAGCAGAAAATCTTGAATTTGAAAGAGCTGCAAAAATAAGAGATAAAATATTCAAAATTAAAGAAAAAATTTTAAAATTAGGACTTAAAACTTAG
- the nth gene encoding endonuclease III, translated as MDNKEKVLEIIRRLDERYPNVKTALNFNTALDLLVATILSAQTTDVNVNKVTENLFKKYRTAHDYANAPIEELENDIKSINFYKNKAKYIKNLAIKLVEKFNGEVPKTMDELVTLPGVGRKTANIVLWNAFGINEGVAVDTHVKRISKLLGLTQHTEPDKIEQDLMKITPREYWGKLSHLLIMLGREICKARAPQHKICPLNDICPSSKL; from the coding sequence ATGGATAATAAAGAAAAAGTCTTAGAAATAATTAGGAGACTTGATGAACGATATCCAAATGTAAAAACAGCACTCAACTTTAATACTGCCCTTGACTTACTTGTGGCAACAATACTTTCAGCTCAAACTACTGATGTTAATGTAAACAAAGTTACTGAAAACCTGTTTAAAAAATACAGGACAGCACATGACTATGCAAATGCTCCTATTGAGGAGCTTGAAAATGACATAAAAAGCATTAATTTTTATAAAAACAAAGCAAAATACATAAAAAACCTTGCAATAAAATTAGTTGAAAAATTTAACGGAGAAGTGCCAAAAACAATGGACGAACTTGTCACACTTCCAGGAGTTGGAAGAAAAACAGCAAACATTGTTCTTTGGAATGCTTTCGGAATAAATGAAGGAGTGGCTGTTGATACCCATGTAAAAAGGATTTCAAAGCTTTTAGGTCTTACCCAACATACAGAGCCTGATAAAATTGAACAGGATTTAATGAAAATAACACCACGTGAATACTGGGGAAAACTATCTCATTTACTGATAATGCTTGGAAGAGAAATCTGCAAAGCAAGGGCACCACAACATAAAATCTGTCCATTGAATGATATCTGCCCAAGTAGTAAACTCTAA
- the recG gene encoding ATP-dependent DNA helicase RecG, whose protein sequence is MNGLNLPIQYLKGVGPKKANLLKKLGIQTVKDALYYLPSQYEDRRNKKNIFDIKPGEIVTVEGHIVQINEIKTKTNLSIIEAIISDATGYLMAKWFNQLYLKKILKTKQKIKIFGKAQIDWSGNYIEIVNPEYEIVENSNHQNHEIVPVYRVTQGLSQRQIQSIMKVAVEFAIPFIEEYLPEKILKKLNLPYLNESLKSIHFPPKDSDVKSLNEKNSLFHKRIIFDELFLLQLGILMMKQSRLIEKGISFNPEGKLLRKFLENLPFKLTNAQQRVITEILQDMKKPTPMNRLLQGDVGSGKTVVALAAMLAAIECGYQAALMAPTEILAEQHYLNIYSMLKGLPVNVLIYTSTHNKHANLIASGDANLVVGTHALIQEDVHFKNLGFVVIDEQHRFGVIQRAMLKKKGLNPDTLVMTATPIPRTMALTVYGDLDYSVLDELPKGRKPILTKVIEPQNKKIIYKMIEEEIKSGGQVYVVYPLIEESEAMDLKSATQGYEGLQKLFPQYRVGLLHGKMPSRQREDIMKEFRNGRINILVATTVIEVGVDVPNATLMIITHAERFGLAQLHQLRGRVGRGDRPSKCILLPYKLTEEAKLRLKAIVNYSDGFRIAEEDMKIRGPGELFGVKQSGMPDLKVADLIRDQSLLEIARKEAESLLKENSALNSHPKIRILLEEFWKDRTEIFMTA, encoded by the coding sequence ATGAATGGATTAAATCTTCCCATTCAGTATCTAAAGGGAGTAGGTCCTAAAAAAGCCAATCTTTTAAAAAAATTAGGGATTCAAACAGTTAAGGATGCTTTATACTACCTGCCATCTCAGTATGAAGATAGAAGAAATAAAAAAAATATTTTTGATATCAAACCCGGAGAAATTGTTACTGTAGAAGGGCATATAGTTCAGATTAATGAAATAAAAACAAAAACAAACCTATCAATTATTGAAGCAATTATCTCAGATGCAACAGGCTATCTTATGGCAAAATGGTTCAATCAGCTTTACTTAAAAAAAATTCTTAAGACAAAACAAAAAATAAAAATTTTTGGTAAGGCTCAAATTGACTGGAGTGGAAATTACATAGAAATTGTCAATCCAGAGTATGAAATTGTAGAAAACTCAAACCATCAAAATCATGAGATTGTTCCAGTATATAGAGTAACTCAGGGTCTATCTCAGAGGCAAATACAGTCAATAATGAAAGTTGCAGTTGAGTTTGCTATTCCCTTTATAGAAGAGTATTTACCTGAAAAAATATTGAAAAAACTCAACTTACCATATTTAAATGAATCTTTAAAATCTATCCATTTTCCACCAAAAGACAGTGATGTAAAAAGTCTAAATGAGAAAAATTCCCTGTTCCATAAAAGAATAATTTTTGACGAACTTTTTTTGCTTCAACTTGGAATTCTTATGATGAAACAAAGCAGACTCATTGAAAAGGGCATATCTTTCAATCCAGAGGGAAAACTCTTAAGAAAATTTCTTGAAAATCTTCCTTTCAAACTAACCAATGCTCAGCAAAGAGTAATAACAGAGATTCTACAGGACATGAAAAAACCTACACCGATGAATAGATTACTTCAAGGAGATGTTGGATCAGGTAAAACTGTAGTGGCTTTGGCAGCAATGCTTGCGGCTATAGAGTGTGGATATCAGGCAGCTCTTATGGCACCCACAGAAATACTTGCAGAACAACATTATTTAAATATCTATTCAATGCTAAAAGGATTACCTGTTAATGTTCTAATCTATACTTCCACCCATAATAAACATGCAAATCTCATAGCTTCAGGCGATGCAAATCTTGTAGTAGGAACTCACGCCTTAATTCAAGAAGATGTCCATTTTAAAAACTTAGGATTTGTTGTCATAGACGAACAACATAGATTTGGAGTAATTCAAAGAGCAATGCTAAAAAAGAAGGGTCTGAATCCTGATACTCTTGTTATGACAGCAACTCCTATTCCAAGAACAATGGCACTTACTGTTTACGGAGACCTTGATTACTCTGTGCTTGATGAACTTCCAAAAGGGAGAAAGCCGATTTTAACAAAGGTTATTGAACCCCAGAATAAAAAAATCATTTACAAAATGATAGAAGAAGAGATTAAATCAGGAGGACAGGTTTATGTAGTTTATCCTTTAATTGAAGAATCTGAAGCAATGGATCTAAAATCAGCAACTCAGGGATATGAAGGTTTACAAAAGCTTTTTCCTCAATACAGAGTTGGACTTCTTCATGGTAAAATGCCATCAAGACAGAGAGAAGATATAATGAAAGAATTTAGAAATGGCAGGATTAATATTCTTGTTGCCACAACAGTTATTGAAGTTGGCGTGGATGTTCCAAATGCCACATTAATGATAATAACCCATGCAGAGAGATTTGGACTTGCTCAACTGCATCAACTAAGAGGAAGAGTGGGAAGAGGAGACAGACCATCAAAATGTATTCTTCTGCCTTATAAATTAACAGAGGAGGCAAAGCTGAGGCTTAAAGCAATTGTGAACTACTCAGATGGATTCAGAATAGCAGAAGAAGACATGAAAATAAGAGGACCTGGAGAACTCTTCGGAGTTAAACAATCAGGAATGCCTGATTTAAAGGTTGCTGATTTAATAAGAGATCAAAGTCTTCTTGAGATAGCAAGAAAAGAAGCAGAATCTCTTTTAAAAGAAAACAGCGCCCTAAATTCACATCCAAAAATAAGAATACTGCTGGAAGAATTCTGGAAAGACAGAACCGAAATATTTATGACAGCTTAA
- a CDS encoding zinc-dependent alcohol dehydrogenase family protein yields the protein MKAWVIEKITEIKNQNPLTLIEMENPVPNEKEILIRVHACGVCHTEIDEIEGRATPSFFPIVPGHQIVGEVVEVGREAKKFKVGDRVGAGWIYSACCRCEYCLKGLENLCKEFKATGKDAHGGYAEYFKIHEDFAFLIPENLSFEETAPLFCAGAIGYRSLKLAHPENANSIGLVGFGASGHLVLKMIKFLYPQVKVFVFSRTPSERQLAVELGACWSGNFDETPPEKLNSAIDTTPVWKPPLTVLKHLKPGGRLVINAIRKEEIDKDEFLNIDYPRDLWLEKEIKTVANVTRKDIEEFLKIASELPIKPEIEIYPFSEANKAIQDIKQRKIRGAKVLKIGG from the coding sequence ATGAAAGCATGGGTCATAGAAAAAATAACTGAAATCAAAAATCAAAATCCTCTTACTCTAATTGAGATGGAAAATCCTGTTCCTAATGAGAAGGAGATACTTATAAGAGTTCATGCCTGTGGAGTATGTCATACTGAAATTGATGAAATAGAAGGAAGAGCAACTCCTTCATTTTTCCCCATAGTTCCAGGGCACCAGATAGTGGGAGAAGTTGTAGAAGTCGGAAGAGAGGCAAAAAAATTCAAAGTTGGTGACAGAGTTGGTGCCGGATGGATTTATTCAGCCTGTTGCAGGTGTGAGTACTGTCTAAAAGGATTGGAAAATTTATGTAAAGAATTCAAAGCAACAGGTAAGGATGCTCATGGTGGATATGCAGAGTATTTTAAAATCCATGAAGACTTTGCTTTTCTCATACCTGAAAATCTTAGTTTTGAAGAAACTGCTCCTCTTTTTTGTGCAGGTGCAATTGGTTACAGAAGTTTAAAGCTTGCACATCCTGAAAACGCTAATAGTATAGGTCTTGTCGGCTTTGGTGCATCAGGACATCTTGTTTTAAAAATGATAAAGTTTTTATATCCTCAGGTAAAAGTTTTCGTATTTTCAAGAACTCCTTCAGAAAGACAACTGGCAGTTGAACTTGGTGCATGCTGGAGTGGAAATTTTGATGAAACTCCTCCTGAAAAACTTAACTCTGCAATTGATACAACTCCTGTATGGAAACCACCTCTAACTGTGCTTAAACATCTAAAACCTGGAGGAAGGCTCGTAATAAACGCAATAAGAAAGGAAGAAATTGATAAAGATGAATTTTTAAATATTGACTATCCAAGAGATTTATGGCTTGAAAAGGAAATTAAAACAGTAGCTAATGTGACAAGAAAAGACATTGAAGAATTTCTTAAAATCGCCTCTGAACTTCCAATAAAACCTGAGATAGAGATATATCCTTTCTCTGAGGCAAATAAAGCCATTCAGGACATAAAACAAAGAAAAATAAGAGGAGCAAAAGTCCTAAAAATTGGAGGATAA
- the nusA gene encoding transcription termination factor NusA, with protein sequence MGKELKFLAEQIMREKGITKDDVIELLETALISAIRKKYGNKSSIRIKIEPQTFDINIFEIKKVVEEVKDPSAEISIEEVKQKYVDKGIGDTVEVPLSIQDFGRIAVQTAKHVLFQKIRDIERSQIFEEFKDKVGNIVSGTVLRKEKGNFYILVGKAEAILPEKEVLPQDNLKRGDIVKAYIFEVRQTSKEPIIKLSRTHPNFVVGLFTLEVPEIQDGIVKIKSIARDPGERTKIAVESKDPSVDPVGACVGMKGTRVQAVVRELKGERIDIIPYSEDISFFIAKALTPATVLKVGINEKDKTAVVVVENDQLSLAIGKKGQNVRLASRLTGWNIDVLSESEYAQMKLKENAQS encoded by the coding sequence ATGGGAAAAGAGCTTAAATTTTTAGCAGAACAGATAATGAGAGAAAAGGGAATCACTAAGGATGATGTTATTGAACTTCTTGAAACTGCTCTTATTTCAGCCATCAGGAAAAAATATGGCAATAAATCCTCAATAAGAATTAAGATTGAACCTCAGACTTTTGATATTAATATTTTTGAAATTAAGAAAGTTGTAGAAGAAGTAAAAGATCCGTCTGCTGAAATATCTATAGAAGAGGTAAAGCAAAAATATGTGGACAAAGGTATCGGAGATACAGTTGAAGTTCCCTTGTCCATACAGGATTTTGGAAGGATAGCTGTTCAAACGGCAAAACATGTGCTTTTTCAAAAGATAAGAGATATTGAAAGATCTCAGATTTTTGAAGAATTTAAAGATAAAGTTGGTAATATAGTAAGCGGAACAGTGCTAAGAAAAGAAAAAGGAAACTTTTATATCCTTGTAGGAAAGGCAGAAGCTATTTTACCGGAGAAAGAAGTATTACCACAGGATAATCTGAAAAGAGGAGATATTGTAAAAGCATACATATTTGAAGTTAGACAAACATCAAAAGAACCTATAATAAAGCTTTCAAGAACTCATCCCAATTTTGTAGTTGGATTATTTACTCTTGAAGTACCAGAAATTCAAGATGGAATAGTAAAGATAAAGAGCATAGCAAGGGATCCTGGTGAGAGAACTAAGATAGCTGTTGAATCAAAGGATCCATCGGTAGATCCAGTAGGAGCCTGCGTTGGTATGAAAGGAACAAGAGTTCAGGCTGTTGTGAGAGAACTAAAAGGTGAAAGAATTGACATAATTCCTTACAGCGAAGATATCAGCTTTTTTATTGCAAAAGCTCTTACTCCTGCCACTGTGCTAAAGGTTGGTATAAATGAAAAAGATAAGACAGCAGTTGTTGTTGTTGAAAATGATCAACTCTCTTTAGCAATTGGTAAAAAAGGACAAAATGTAAGACTTGCTTCAAGACTGACAGGCTGGAATATTGATGTTTTGAGTGAATCAGAGTATGCTCAAATGAAACTCAAAGAAAATGCACAGAGTTAA